The Streptomyces sp. Alt3 genome has a segment encoding these proteins:
- a CDS encoding cystathionine gamma-lyase — translation MSTMGDGTRAVRAGLPEPEQYEPTLPGPVFAAHFHLSGEPVGPYTYGRETNPTWTHLERAIGELEAPGEEVETTVFASGMAAVSAVLLSQARTGDVVVLPNDGYQALPLVREQLEAYGVEVRTAPTGGDAQSGLLEGAKLLWIETPSNPGLDVCDVRRLVEAAHAAGALVAVDNTLATSLGQRPLELGADFSVASDTKGLTGHGDILLGHVSCLDPRLSAGVRRWRKVVGAIPGPMEAWLAHRSLATLQLRIDRQCSTALALAEALAERTDVTGLRYPGLPTDPSYPIAVRQMRRFGSVVSFELADERTAERFLGALRLVDDATSFGGVRSTAERRARWGGDAVPAGFIRFSVGAEDPEDLLADVERALDASVR, via the coding sequence ATGAGCACCATGGGTGACGGGACACGGGCCGTACGAGCGGGCCTGCCCGAACCGGAACAGTACGAGCCCACTCTCCCCGGGCCGGTCTTCGCCGCCCACTTCCATCTGTCCGGCGAGCCCGTCGGTCCTTACACCTACGGCCGGGAGACGAATCCGACCTGGACCCACCTGGAGCGGGCCATCGGCGAGCTGGAGGCCCCGGGGGAGGAGGTGGAGACGACGGTCTTCGCCTCCGGTATGGCGGCCGTCTCCGCAGTGCTCCTGTCCCAGGCGCGCACCGGCGACGTCGTGGTCCTGCCGAACGACGGGTACCAGGCGCTGCCCCTGGTGCGCGAGCAGCTGGAGGCGTACGGCGTCGAGGTCCGCACCGCGCCGACCGGCGGCGACGCCCAGTCGGGGCTCCTGGAGGGAGCCAAGCTCCTCTGGATCGAGACCCCCTCCAACCCCGGGCTCGACGTCTGTGATGTGCGCAGGCTCGTCGAGGCCGCGCACGCCGCAGGCGCTCTGGTCGCGGTCGACAACACCCTGGCCACTTCTCTCGGCCAGCGCCCCCTCGAGCTTGGCGCCGACTTCTCGGTGGCCAGTGACACCAAGGGGCTGACCGGGCACGGGGACATCCTTCTGGGTCATGTGAGCTGCCTGGACCCACGGCTCTCGGCCGGGGTACGGCGCTGGCGCAAGGTGGTCGGCGCGATTCCCGGCCCCATGGAGGCCTGGCTCGCACACCGCTCGCTGGCGACTCTGCAGCTGCGGATCGACCGTCAGTGCTCGACGGCTCTGGCCCTGGCCGAGGCCTTGGCCGAGCGCACGGACGTGACGGGACTCCGCTATCCGGGGTTGCCCACCGACCCCTCGTACCCGATCGCCGTGCGACAGATGCGGCGCTTCGGCTCGGTGGTCTCGTTCGAGCTGGCGGACGAGCGGACCGCAGAGCGCTTCCTGGGCGCTCTGCGGCTGGTGGACGACGCGACGAGCTTCGGCGGCGTACGTTCCACCGCCGAGCGACGGGCGCGCTGGGGCGGTGACGCGGTACCGGCGGGCTTCATCCGGTTCTCGGTGGGCGCCGAGGATCCCGAGGACCTGCTGGCGGACGTGGAACGGGCGCTGGACGCGTCGGTGCGCTGA
- a CDS encoding LysR family transcriptional regulator, with the protein MDLSLLRTFVTVHRAGSFTRAAALLGLSQPAVTSQIRALERQLGRPLFLRRARGVTPTTVGDELAHRAAPHLDALVDIVEAGLDEESGTRTLHLAGPPEFTSVRALPALTPLISQGLALRSTFVTSAEDMWEGLAAGHHDLAITTARPRGGPMTSTTLCDEEHVLVAAPRWAGRLGPGVLRHKGSVLLEQLPVVEVHESLPLISRYWATVFDSRPAASAAVIAPDLRAVLECAAAGAGLAVLPRYLCEDALERGEVVALLDPPVPPLRTYFLIARTGTLGLPHIARAHELLVRAAVDW; encoded by the coding sequence GTGGACCTGTCCCTGCTGCGCACGTTCGTCACGGTGCACAGGGCCGGATCATTCACTCGGGCCGCCGCCCTGCTCGGGCTCTCACAGCCCGCGGTCACCTCGCAGATACGCGCCCTGGAACGGCAACTGGGCCGCCCGCTCTTCCTGCGCAGAGCCCGCGGGGTCACCCCGACCACCGTCGGCGACGAGCTCGCCCACCGGGCCGCCCCTCACCTGGACGCACTGGTCGACATCGTCGAGGCCGGGCTCGACGAGGAGTCGGGGACGCGCACCCTGCACCTGGCGGGCCCGCCCGAGTTCACCTCCGTCCGGGCACTGCCGGCCCTCACACCGCTGATCTCCCAAGGGCTCGCACTGCGCAGCACTTTCGTCACGAGCGCCGAGGACATGTGGGAAGGGCTGGCAGCCGGACACCATGATCTGGCCATCACGACGGCCCGACCGCGGGGTGGACCGATGACATCGACCACGCTCTGCGACGAGGAACACGTCCTGGTCGCCGCGCCGCGCTGGGCGGGGCGCCTGGGGCCCGGTGTGCTGCGGCACAAGGGCTCCGTGCTTCTGGAACAGCTTCCGGTGGTCGAGGTGCACGAGAGCCTTCCGCTGATCTCCCGCTACTGGGCGACGGTCTTCGACAGCCGCCCTGCCGCTTCCGCCGCTGTGATCGCACCGGATCTCCGGGCGGTTCTGGAGTGCGCGGCAGCGGGCGCAGGCCTCGCGGTGTTACCGCGCTATCTCTGCGAGGACGCGCTGGAGCGGGGTGAGGTCGTGGCGCTGCTCGACCCTCCGGTACCGCCGCTGCGCACGTACTTCCTCATCGCAAGAACCGGCACACTCGGTCTCCCGCACATTGCGCGGGCGCACGAGTTGCTGGTGCGTGCTGCCGTGGACTGGTGA